The segment cttcaggtagacagcaataaggtctcccctgagcctccttttctccagcttgCTCCCTCCAAGCCAGTACCAAGGCACTGCTCTGGGAGCTTTAAGCAGAGCAGGTATGCACCAGTCCAGTGGGCCCTTGGGATTCAGTCACCAACCCTCTTTCAGCTGGTAGCATAGTCACAGGTGTGGGGACTTACAGTCAGTTGCCCCAGGAAGCTTCCCTGATGGTTGTAACTCATGtccttcagctcagctccctACTAGGAGGATATTGAAGATGAGGGACGGCATAAGCAGTGAAAGGTGGAGCCCACCATGTTACCTCCATGTAACTAAGACTCTTACATAATGATTAGTTCCCTTTGCACGACTCAGAGACATGTGTCCGAGCAGCATGGTGGAGCATAGAAGTGACCTCTCTTTACCTCTCTTTTTCTGCTGTGTCCATGTGGAAGTGGACCCATGAAAATGCCAGTTTCTTCCTGTGTTTTCCCCTTACTGTGCAAGATGATGATGCAGGCAGCAAGACAGCTCATTGCCCAAATTAACATAACTTGGTTCTGCTTCAGATCTTGCTTATATTTTGTCAGCTTCGTATCTGAACATCTCATTAACAAAGGTGAACGGACTATAACATCTTCTAAGCAAGCTTGCTCAGAAATTCCTGAAACAATCAAAAGCCAGGGAAAACAATTGATTGCATCTGATGCATCAGTTCTCAGAATTTTATCTATATTAGGCTATTCCTTTTTGCTCAGTCGAATTAGCCTAATTGCATGCATATTTATTGTCCACTGTTCCTTAGCATCCAGGCAAAATCAAAGTGGGTTATTTCACTACTGAGATGGCAATTTTGCATAAGAAATATGGATGGTTTTGCATCAGACTAATAATGCTATTCCATTATTCAAAATCAGAGAGCTAAAATTACCTCAACAATCAGAGGCATATTTTATCTTCAAGGTATGAGCCCGAATTAGCACAGACCTCTGCCTCCTGTCAATAGTCCCTAATTCTAGATAAGTTCTTCAGTGCCAAGATCATTGGCATGAGATAGGCATGTGAGACTCAGACCGCCTCTTGCATTTATATACCAGTTTTTAATAGGAAATCACTTGCTGGTGCCTATTTAAAGGAAAATGGAGTCAAACTCACCTGCAGAATTACACCTGCTTGTGCTCacctcagaatcatagaatgctggGAGTTGGAatggacttccagagatcattgagtccaacccctctgccaaagcaggatcacttagggcaggccacacaggaacacatccaggaaggttttgaaagtctcaagaggaggagactccacaacctctctgggcagcctgtaccagtgctctgtcactctcaccgtaaagaagtttctccccatgctggggtgggaattcctgtgttccagtttgtacttgttgttccttgtcccatTACCAAAAAAAGGCtgtcaccttcatcctgacacccacccctcataCTTCTTTCACTCAAGAGCATCAAGCAATGGATGTAATAAGAAAACTTCACAAACCAATTGTTTCAAACCTATTTTCAATAAAAAGACAttgctttctccttctttttagCAAGGTAGAAGGAGGAAAGCAGTGGAAGAGGAGGTCAAAGAATCAGTAGGGTTTTCTGGAAGTTTGAATTGTTAATTACTCAAAGTTTTGTGAGCCATGCTCTAACTCATAATAAGCTCTTCATGGACATCACTTTGAAACTACTTTGGGAAGATAGCTCTTTGGAGGACAGCATGTACACAGTGCAGTGACAGCATCACCCCTGGAGATACTGCTCCTAGAAAGAAAACTGATTTTTATCCTGATTTTATGGGCAGATGAAGAGATCCTATTGTCTTATTGGTGTGGACCAACAGTGGGCACATGCCAAGTGCAACAACTGCCACAAAAGGTCAGCTTTCCCTAAAGGACTTTATTCTATTCATACCTTCCTAAATAAACAGCAGCTCCAAAAGCTGCATCCCTATTTTTGTGTCAGGATCTGCAGCTCCTAAAAGCGCATGGAAGAGGTTGATGGCAGCAGCTGTTTTAAAATTCATGAAGTCTTAAAGCATTACtggatgatttcagtgctgagaGATAGACAAAATAGCTCAACAGGGGGGAGATGCTGATGTAGTAGCATCCATAGTTGTGCGTGATGCCACACACGTCCCTGCTTCTGAAAACCCACTCATCCGTCTTGTCAGGGGAAATTGCTGTGATCCGGTTTCATagtggaggtggtgggaggaaggaggcagaCGCATATTTTCCTCTAATCAAGAAGAAAAGCTGGGCCATGCCACTCCTGAAGTTGCCCTGGCCTCCAGGTAAAGGACTCAGAGACTGGCAATGACAAGTATTTGTTAGAAAGGGCACGAGTGGCCATTGACCAACAGAAACAATGCTTTGAAGCTCCTTTGCTATCACTGAAGAGATGTTTTTCCCTCCCTACCCCATTGTGCCCCTTTTTGTCCACTTGCCCATGAATGAACAAAATACTGGAGCAAAATGAGCAGGGGGCCAGTGTATTCCCCCCAGTGTGCTTTGCCTGTTGGTTCAGGGTCACACAGGCTGAAAACTCCTGTGTGAATGTACATCTGTGCCACCCAAGGCACATTCTGACAAGCAGCTTAAATGCCTAGCTTATGTACCTGTACCCAAAAGCTTTATCCAGAATGTcccagcacaagctgctgccTTAGACTGGAGGCAGGTCACAgcagccctccctccctgctgtgggcatgtTTTACATCCCCATGGGGCTTGTCCTGCTCCCAACATTCAGCCaaaccagcccagcacaggtaGCATGGGGAGGGTGCCAAGTGACTTCTGCCCAAAGTCTTCAActgcaccacagcagagctccaagCTCCTGCTTTGCCAGAGGCAGAAGAAGGCACCAGAGCTCGGTGCCTAGTTCTCTTTTTCACTTGATTTTTGAGTGTTGTAATGAGATACAAGCAGGTTCAGTACATACCACCTGCCCTTTAGCGTGGTCTGTGCCTGTGTATGAGCTGGATACTTGTAATAACTTGTTCAAGTGAAACTATACTGCAAACATGAGTAGGGAATCCAGCTTTCTCATTTGCAAAGACAGAagctagttaaaaaaaaatccaataaacCACCCACCaagacacaaaccaaaccacccccccccaccataTTTGAGTGGTAATTTATCTGGAAACAATTTGTTATCCCTGATTTCGGGAAATATCCCATCTGAGAGTTTTCAACACCCTGTTAAAATGTCCTTGAGAGCGTGCGGCCTGTGTGGTGAGCTTGAATCTGACAAGGATGTGCTTATTCTCACCaacctccttctgctgctgccctaaAGCCAGAATCCTGGGTcaggcagagcagtgctcaCAGGGAAGAGGTATTCAAAATCGGTGTTAAACAGTACTTTGACTTGTCCAGGCTGTCACTATGCTTTTGCACTTCCATGATTTAACTCAAGAGCTTTGGATCCAGTTTACAGTTCCAGGTTCAGTCTGTTTTTGCTGTTCTGGAGCTCCTTGCCCTTAGCACTCCTATTCCCTTTGGTGGGGCAATGCAGTGCCTTCAGAGAGAAGATACACAGGTAACATGCTGAGACTTGATGTGCACGTGGGATGCTGCTAACATCCCacacctctgccctgtgctAACACAGACCTCAGATACTTCCTCACAGACCATCATCCTTAACTTGTACAGTTACCCTTTCCTTGATAACCACTATCAGGAAGACTTTCATCTGCAGATTAAGAATTAAGGTGTCACAGAAAGCTTCCCATCTTAGGGTTGAGAAGCAACAGAGGCTGCCCACTAACTTCAAGGCACAGCAGTGTCTCTGCACTACAGGGACTTACACAGTGGCTACCAGCCTTTcctaagaaaaggaaagaagaaagtagTCTTTGGACTCTATCCATGAGATTTAAAATAAATCTTAAACCCAAAACTGAATTAGAGTTGTGCTTGAGTGGGGACAGCAAATTTCCCCCTGTACAGTTCAAACACCTTCTGCACTGCAGAGAGTATTTTTTACCAATACCATGCACATACTTCAGTGATGTTTGAAGTGCAAACCCCATGTTCCATGCTCAGACATCCAGCAAACAGTTAATAAAAACTATTCTAGTATGGGGTAGAGCTCATGTGGAATGAGAGTAAAAAGTCTGACTTGTTTCCAATGGCTACAGAATTGCCTTGGGGGAGATAAAGACATGGCTCTTTTTAAATATAGCTGTTTTCTGTTAAGGGAACCTACGCATCAGTCCTTCCTATCACACATCTCCAGAGAAAGCAACAGCCATCCCACACACTCCTCTGCTGTGGATTGCTCAGCACTTTGTTCCACAGTAATCTGTAGGAGAAACCAACCCTCCCGTTAAATGCTTTGAGCTCAGAAGATTAATTCTGTGGGATACATGTTGAGATCAGAAATTGGAACGCATTCCTAACAGCTTATCATCATTCAGGCAATTACAGATGCAAGCAAAACAGCAGTCACTGAGGTAGAACAGAGATGCTGTCACAATCAGAATGCTTACAGGCAGTTACACTTTCATGTTTAATAAAGTTGTTGGGGCTTTCTCCCCATATAAAGCTTTGCATTAAATGCTTTCCAAGCATTTTCTGAAGGCAGCTGAGTGTTACATCGTATAAATTCCCATTTTACATAACGGAAACTGAAGCCCAAAGAAGTCATTTGTGGAGAGTAAAACagcaaaccccaacccaaaccagaaatgaaatcaaaaccttctggtaaaaaaaaacacaaaacaacccaccctTCTCCAATTACCTGTAGCTGCTAGGcagcctttttgttttttaataaccCAACCAGTCAAACGAGAGAGAATGGCAAAGAAACTGCAAGCTTCGACATACTTACTTCCATACTGCTGGCATTGgtacaaaaataaatatatttttattaactGGCTTACAAAAATAAAGTCTATTGAGTCACATGGGGGTTATTTGACTTTGGAAGATAAAGCCTGTTTGAAACGTCTCTTTAGGTCTTGCATGTTGGGAGATTTGGGTCGAGGGATGATGGATGACCGCCTCCTGTCCGTGCTGCCAGCGTGCTGTACTTTGCTGACCTCCTTGCAAAGATACTGGAAAACATCACAAACGCCTTGGGAGTCATCACTTGTGGAGATTTccaagaacaggctgcccagttcaCTTGCTAGCTGTAGTCCCTCTTTTGCCTCTACTTGCCTGGCATGAAGGAGATCTGCTTTGTTCCCTACAATAATGATGGGAGTCCTAGCATCTGGGTGGACCTTGCGTATGTGTTGGTAGAGAGGTCGGACTGACTGGTAGCTGCTGTAGTCTGTGATGGAGTAGACCAGGAGGAAGCCCTCTGCCCACTTCACACACCTGGACAGGGAATCCAGCACCTGCATGCAGTCTTCCTGCACCTGCAATACAACAGAGCACACAAATTTGGCCGTGAGCTGTTAAAGTATAAAGCCATTACCATAGATAGGACTGGTCTCAAAGGGAACCCGAGCTCTGTCTTAAGAGACAGTCTGGGACTGAAAAGGAAGCTAGGATtcaaaagcagagcctttcagtGGCAAAGAAGAACCGATCAATCTAAAGCATCTCCATACCTGGATGCACCCCGGCGTGTCTTGGATCTGCACGGCAACGCGGTCCCCCTCCAGATGGACCAGTCTGGAGTagaggttgcctggggagcagagagccatCAGTCACCAGCCGCGCCCGCGAGTCtccgccgcgccccgccgcctCTCCTCACCTGTGTTGGGCTCATAGTCCCCGATGAACCGCTTCGTCAGGAACCGCACGATCATCGCTGCAACACAGAGCGGCCGCGTTAGGCGGAACGGACGGACAGGGGAAGGCGGGACGGACGGGCAGCCCCGCGCACCCTTGTCCCGCACTCACCGCTTTTGCCGACGTCGCGGgcgcccagcacagccaggcggACCTGGGCGCCAGGCGGCCCCGGGGGGCACTCCGCTATAGGGGCCAGCAGGAACGGCTGGGACATGCTCGGCAGGCGCATGGGAGGGGTGGCCGTGTGATTATGGGCCGCTCCGCTCTGTTTCGACCGGCAGCGCCCAGCTCAAGCAGCCGCCAGAGGCTTTTAAAGGCTCCGGCGGCAGCGCCCTTCGCTGTACCACCCCGTGGGCTGCACCAGCTCCGCTTCGCTGCCTCTAGCCCAGCCCCTTCCGCCTGCGCTTTTCTgcatctctctcctctctcccgtCGCTTCTCGCTGCCTCTGGTAGTTGcaatccctccccttcctccccaccacctTCCCCGTTCCCAGGAGTGGAGTGTACGCCTCTGGGCGGAGGCACCGGGGTGGGTGCgcgggcaggaggggcaggtggTGCAACCTGCGGCCCAGGTTTGGGGTAGGGAAGACACCGCACTCCATTGTGTGTCATCCTCAGCCAAGGCACACGGAGGACAGCACAAGGCTCACAGCTTGTGACCAGCCCTGAAACCAAAGTGGTCCACCGGGCCTTGAAGTCCGGATTAGGTCTTTCGTGCTTtttaagaggaagaaaatttCAAAGAAAGGTGCTCCACAACGGGCTGCTAAGTGAGCCTCAAACCTGCCCACGCACAGCTGCCTGGATGCTTTGACCTCCACAAACTGGTGCCCTGGGTCCTGCAAAACCACTTCAGCAGCCCACTGCTTTGCAAGCGCCTAAGTGTTTAGGAGATGAATAATCCACTCAGCGGTTCCTTTATTTTCATCAGGGAGATAACACAAGCCCT is part of the Dryobates pubescens isolate bDryPub1 chromosome 10, bDryPub1.pri, whole genome shotgun sequence genome and harbors:
- the RASL11A gene encoding ras-like protein family member 11A — protein: MRLPSMSQPFLLAPIAECPPGPPGAQVRLAVLGARDVGKSAMIVRFLTKRFIGDYEPNTGNLYSRLVHLEGDRVAVQIQDTPGCIQVQEDCMQVLDSLSRCVKWAEGFLLVYSITDYSSYQSVRPLYQHIRKVHPDARTPIIIVGNKADLLHARQVEAKEGLQLASELGSLFLEISTSDDSQGVCDVFQYLCKEVSKVQHAGSTDRRRSSIIPRPKSPNMQDLKRRFKQALSSKVK